The sequence ACAACGAAGCCGAGTTTATGACCACGCTGTCACACTGCAAGGAGCAGGGGCTGTTGCAGGCTGGGGGAGGCCGGAACCTGGACGAGGCCCGCGCGCCGGCGTACATCGACACGGCGGGAGGGAGGGTGGCGCTGATGAGCGCGACGACTACATATTCGCCGGAGTCGAGGGCAGGTTTCGGGCGGCCCGAGTTTCCGGGGAAGCCAGGCGTCAACGCGCTTCGCCACACACTTATACATAACGTGCCAAAATCGGCCTTCGAGGCGCTCAACGAGGTAAACCGGGGTCTTGGATATGAGGACCTGGAGGAGGCGCGGCGCCGCTTTCTACCCACCGGCGCCGAGGAGTACGACCGCGCCGTGGAGACGCGGTTCTTCGAGAACCGGTTCAAGCTGGGAAAAGACTACTCGATGGAGACCTATTGCAATAAAGAGGACCTGACGGGGATTGAGAAGTGGATTCGGAGCGCGCGCCTGACGTCGGAGTGGCCTATCTACGGCGTACACTGCCACGAAAGCGGCGCTGGCGGCGAGCAGCAGAGCTCCGGCACCCGCACCGCACCGCCGGACTTTCTAAGGGAGTTTGCCCATTTCTGCATTGACCAGGGCTGCGCTATGTTCTTTGCTCACGGGCCGCATTTTCTCCGTGGCATTGAGATATACAAGGGCAAGCCGATTTTCTATAGCCTGGGCAACTTTATCTTTCAGAACGAGACGGTGCAGTGGGTGCCGGACCCGGCATATAAAGGCCTAAAACTTAGCTACAATCACGCTGCCGGCGACTGGGGTTACGCCCGCTCAGACGGGGGACGTTTCGGGTTCGCGGCGCACAGGGCGTTCTATCGAAGCGCGGTGGCGGTCTGCCGATACACCGGTGGGAGCTTGAAGGAGGTCCGGTTATATCCTATCGACCTGGGGTTTGGGGAGCCGATGGGGCAGCGGGGGAGGCCGGTAATGGCGCAGGGGCAGGTTGCTCATGAGATCCTGGGCTGGATGCAGGATGTGTCCAAGCCTTTTGGAACCAGGATTGCCGTTGAGGGGGATGTGGGGGTGATAAGGGTGTAGGAGGTAAAAAGGAACACGCAGCATAGCGATGATATGAGGGACCGAGTTACCGTCATAACAGATTCCCTTCGACCAGGCTCAGGACAGGCTTCGACTGCGTCTCAGCAACCGTCTTTAGAGTTAGGCATAAATCACCTTAGGAGAAAGATGCCAAGGGGTCTTATGTTTGAGCATAGCGTTGAGGATGGTAAGGAGCTTGCGCATGCAGGCCACCAGGGCCACCTTCT is a genomic window of SAR202 cluster bacterium containing:
- a CDS encoding CapA family protein; this encodes MPGFAGYCTRCPLRLRKACKGGRMVYDSPKGNISILVAGDAMITRRISMFKEPSFTELVDLIRSTDASLVNLEMLFHNFEMSWSNKGTISFQVSDPSNLAELKWMGFRAVTTANNHSYDYNEAEFMTTLSHCKEQGLLQAGGGRNLDEARAPAYIDTAGGRVALMSATTTYSPESRAGFGRPEFPGKPGVNALRHTLIHNVPKSAFEALNEVNRGLGYEDLEEARRRFLPTGAEEYDRAVETRFFENRFKLGKDYSMETYCNKEDLTGIEKWIRSARLTSEWPIYGVHCHESGAGGEQQSSGTRTAPPDFLREFAHFCIDQGCAMFFAHGPHFLRGIEIYKGKPIFYSLGNFIFQNETVQWVPDPAYKGLKLSYNHAAGDWGYARSDGGRFGFAAHRAFYRSAVAVCRYTGGSLKEVRLYPIDLGFGEPMGQRGRPVMAQGQVAHEILGWMQDVSKPFGTRIAVEGDVGVIRV
- a CDS encoding IS110 family transposase; protein product: KVALVACMRKLLTILNAMLKHKTPWHLSPKVIYA